Proteins from one Marinobacter alexandrii genomic window:
- a CDS encoding FtsX-like permease family protein: protein MKERDHGPPRWMDRIIEFYCRKDLLEDLQGDLHEYYARNLDKSRRKANLIFFLDILKFCRLYTIRKPKLIGQMTFFNLMQNYFKTSVRSIARNKLFSSINIVGLAVSMSIGILMITYLSQLFNYDEFHEKKELVYKIGTHYTDLDDGDVIDLASTSVYIGDLLKKDYPGIEDVLTLQGWADKDFTFNDKTLQLDGIYGSESFYNLFSFEMIEGDPATALIEPYTIVLTESAVEKFFDDESPVGQVFKSGEDLYTITGVMKDMPSNTHLPSFEMIESFATRRQKAKDSKGFVSWGNVWNYHVYLLLEENTSIETVDNYLKEISSEENAKRDHYTLSFDLVNLAHLVPGTGKSNNIGPYINWTDINKLLVLTAIILITACFNYTNLSVARSLRRVKEVGVRKVVGASKKQVLSQFLLEAILISIIALILAFGLYLLIKPEFIREVVDSESVELSFRINHVLWYFTFAVLIGVFAGLLPAIILSRLKAISILKDASRLKLFKGLTLREVLIVFQFTVSMALIISATISYRQYEFSINYDLGFRSENVLNVSLRDTDLDVELLKTELEKIPEVLDISTAIMLPGTQSMYMLDVHYQEDSLGIYYNRVDAEYLRLHEISYLVGGGFPLERKDSLAYIVIDEKICEKFGFEKPEDAIGEIFKNANDGRKLQVSGVMKDYQYADLQNTLGPTALVQNYDDKAYYLNILVKSDNMIELMDKLEGAWRSVDEVHPFEAEFYDDQLQQAYAEYKTMFRLFTFLSLIAISISLMGLLGIAVFTTEARTKEISVRKVLGASEKNLIYILSKGFIIILAISSLIAIPLAYYVFDTYVLVEFRERITIGPTELLPGVLLIIFVALATIGWQTLRASKTNPADMLRNE, encoded by the coding sequence ATGAAGGAGAGAGATCATGGCCCTCCTCGCTGGATGGATAGAATTATTGAATTCTACTGTCGCAAAGATTTACTCGAAGATCTACAAGGTGATCTCCATGAGTATTATGCGCGAAACCTTGATAAAAGCAGACGCAAAGCCAATCTGATTTTCTTTTTGGATATACTAAAATTTTGCCGCCTTTACACGATTCGAAAACCCAAATTAATAGGACAAATGACTTTTTTTAACCTGATGCAAAATTACTTCAAAACGTCTGTTAGAAGTATTGCAAGAAACAAACTCTTCTCATCAATCAACATTGTTGGGCTTGCTGTATCCATGTCAATAGGTATTCTGATGATTACGTATTTATCTCAGCTATTTAACTATGATGAATTTCATGAGAAAAAGGAACTAGTATATAAAATAGGCACTCATTATACAGACCTGGATGATGGAGATGTCATTGATCTTGCATCTACCTCAGTTTACATAGGCGACCTTCTAAAAAAAGATTATCCTGGAATAGAGGATGTGCTGACTCTTCAAGGGTGGGCAGACAAAGATTTCACTTTTAATGATAAGACACTGCAATTAGATGGAATCTATGGGTCGGAATCTTTTTATAACCTTTTCAGCTTTGAAATGATTGAAGGTGATCCAGCTACGGCTCTTATTGAACCTTACACAATCGTATTGACGGAATCAGCAGTGGAAAAATTCTTTGATGATGAAAGTCCTGTAGGTCAAGTCTTTAAATCTGGAGAGGACCTTTATACAATTACAGGAGTGATGAAAGATATGCCATCCAATACCCATCTTCCATCATTTGAAATGATTGAATCTTTTGCTACTCGTAGGCAAAAAGCTAAGGATAGTAAGGGGTTTGTTAGTTGGGGAAATGTATGGAATTATCATGTATACCTTCTCCTAGAAGAAAACACTTCTATTGAAACTGTAGATAATTACTTAAAAGAGATCTCCAGCGAGGAAAATGCAAAAAGAGATCATTATACGCTTTCATTTGACCTTGTAAATTTGGCGCATCTTGTTCCTGGTACTGGCAAATCAAATAATATAGGGCCTTACATAAATTGGACTGATATCAATAAACTATTGGTGCTAACAGCCATTATACTGATTACCGCTTGCTTCAATTACACGAACCTTTCAGTAGCGCGTTCACTTCGTAGAGTGAAAGAAGTTGGTGTAAGAAAGGTAGTGGGAGCTAGTAAGAAACAAGTGTTAAGTCAATTTTTACTCGAAGCTATACTTATTTCAATAATAGCTCTGATCCTGGCATTTGGTCTTTATCTTTTAATTAAGCCAGAGTTTATCAGAGAAGTCGTTGATTCTGAAAGTGTCGAGCTTTCTTTTAGGATCAATCATGTGCTTTGGTATTTTACTTTCGCTGTTCTGATCGGAGTGTTTGCAGGTTTGCTGCCTGCCATAATTTTGTCAAGATTAAAAGCTATATCCATCTTAAAAGATGCTTCTCGTCTCAAACTTTTTAAGGGGTTAACCTTAAGGGAGGTACTGATTGTTTTTCAGTTTACGGTATCCATGGCTTTAATCATTTCAGCTACCATTTCTTACCGTCAATATGAATTTTCTATCAACTATGATTTAGGTTTTCGATCAGAAAATGTGTTAAACGTTAGTTTGCGTGATACGGACTTGGATGTTGAATTACTTAAGACGGAACTGGAAAAGATTCCTGAAGTTTTAGATATTTCAACTGCAATAATGCTACCTGGAACACAGTCGATGTATATGCTGGATGTCCATTATCAGGAAGACTCTTTGGGAATATATTATAATAGAGTGGATGCGGAGTATTTGAGACTTCATGAAATTTCCTACTTAGTAGGAGGGGGGTTTCCATTGGAGCGAAAAGACAGCCTTGCATACATTGTAATAGATGAAAAAATTTGTGAAAAATTCGGTTTTGAAAAACCTGAAGATGCCATTGGCGAAATTTTTAAGAACGCAAACGATGGGAGGAAGCTTCAAGTCAGTGGCGTCATGAAAGATTATCAATATGCGGATCTTCAAAATACGTTGGGTCCTACAGCCTTAGTTCAAAATTATGATGACAAAGCCTATTACTTAAACATCTTGGTAAAGTCTGACAATATGATTGAGCTGATGGATAAGCTTGAAGGAGCGTGGAGAAGTGTAGATGAGGTTCATCCTTTCGAAGCAGAGTTTTATGATGATCAACTTCAGCAAGCTTATGCTGAATACAAGACCATGTTTAGGTTATTTACTTTTCTCTCCCTTATTGCTATTAGTATTTCTTTAATGGGATTGCTTGGCATAGCGGTTTTTACAACAGAGGCACGCACAAAGGAAATAAGCGTCAGAAAGGTTCTAGGAGCCTCAGAAAAAAACCTTATTTACATTTTATCCAAAGGCTTTATTATCATTCTGGCGATATCATCATTGATTGCCATTCCTCTAGCGTATTATGTTTTCGATACTTATGTCCTAGTAGAATTTCGAGAGCGAATAACTATTGGACCTACAGAGCTTTTGCCTGGGGTATTATTAATCATTTTTGTGGCGCTAGCAACAATTGGATGGCAAACATTGCGAGCATCAAAAACCAATCCCGCTGATATGTTGAGGAATGAATGA
- a CDS encoding HD domain-containing protein — MTEGDSLLRHARTVELVMEAYAKKLDEDPEEWAITGMLHDADYEKYPEEHPNKIVAMLREKGEEKIAHAISAHYTKWNVPYETTLDKALLACDELTGFIVACSQVRPEGIETLTAKSVKKKLKQASFAAKVERDEIAKGIDLLEVDMTDHKTLKFINYRNSCQIC; from the coding sequence ATGACTGAAGGAGATAGCTTGCTTAGGCATGCTCGTACAGTTGAATTAGTCATGGAAGCATATGCCAAAAAGCTAGATGAGGATCCAGAGGAATGGGCTATTACAGGAATGCTTCATGATGCTGATTATGAAAAATATCCCGAAGAACACCCTAATAAAATTGTTGCAATGCTGCGAGAGAAGGGAGAAGAAAAAATAGCACATGCTATCTCTGCGCATTACACAAAGTGGAATGTGCCGTATGAAACAACATTGGATAAAGCTCTTTTGGCTTGTGACGAACTAACCGGATTTATAGTGGCATGCTCGCAGGTTAGACCTGAAGGTATTGAAACGCTTACAGCTAAATCAGTGAAAAAGAAGTTGAAGCAAGCAAGTTTCGCAGCAAAGGTGGAGCGAGATGAGATCGCCAAAGGAATAGATCTACTTGAGGTAGATATGACAGATCATAAAACATTAAAATTCATTAATTACAGAAATAGCTGTCAGATCTGTTAG
- a CDS encoding AMP nucleosidase has translation MNTKNEIVENWLPRYTGTELNEFGQYILLTNFKNYVELFAKRFGVETKGKAGAMQTATHKDITIINFGMGSAMAATIMDLLSAITPKAVLFLGKCGGLKSQNKLGDLILPIAAIRGEGASDDYMPAEVPALPSFRLQRAISHVIKAKGFDYWTGSVFTTNRRVWEHDEDFKEYLRSIRASAIDMETATLFTVGFANKIPRGALLLVSDNPMEPDGVKTSKSDKKVTAQFVDNHLDIGIDALSELINSGESVKHMRFE, from the coding sequence ATGAATACAAAAAACGAAATTGTAGAAAACTGGCTTCCACGATACACAGGAACTGAGCTTAACGAATTTGGTCAATATATACTCCTCACTAATTTCAAGAACTATGTAGAACTCTTTGCAAAGCGTTTTGGCGTAGAGACTAAAGGCAAGGCTGGCGCGATGCAAACCGCTACCCACAAAGATATTACGATTATCAATTTCGGTATGGGAAGTGCTATGGCAGCCACTATCATGGATTTACTTTCTGCAATCACTCCCAAAGCAGTGCTCTTCCTTGGAAAATGTGGCGGACTAAAATCTCAAAACAAGCTTGGTGATCTGATTCTTCCAATAGCTGCGATTCGTGGAGAAGGTGCTTCAGATGATTACATGCCCGCCGAGGTTCCTGCCTTACCTTCTTTCCGACTTCAAAGAGCAATCTCGCACGTTATCAAAGCAAAAGGATTCGATTATTGGACTGGCTCTGTATTCACCACCAATAGAAGAGTATGGGAACATGACGAAGATTTCAAAGAATACCTTCGATCCATTAGAGCTTCTGCCATAGATATGGAAACTGCCACTCTTTTCACTGTAGGTTTTGCTAATAAGATTCCAAGAGGAGCACTACTACTTGTATCAGATAATCCTATGGAGCCAGATGGAGTAAAAACCTCTAAGAGTGACAAAAAGGTAACTGCTCAATTTGTAGACAATCATTTAGATATAGGAATTGATGCACTATCCGAACTCATCAACTCAGGTGAATCTGTAAAGCACATGCGCTTCGAATAA
- a CDS encoding aminotransferase class I/II-fold pyridoxal phosphate-dependent enzyme, with product MKLEKESIRLLSKAIEKLESGFNLPDFNQHLDSSRMEEVMMKVAEKMQDNYPYFHPLFAGQMLKPPHPIAKAAYMMAMWINPNNHAMDGSKASSPMEKEVVADLAKMFGYKQHLGHLTGGGTMANLEALWVAGKSHPEKCIVASDQSHYTHERISDVLKLKFQKIKTDKEGKMDLSDLEEKLKAGDVGTVVCTMATTGLGAVDPLEGLLKLQKTYDFRIHADAAYGGYFKLIDNLEENTRRKYQLLHEVDSIVIDPHKQGLQPYGCGCILFKNPEVAKFYIHDSPYTYFTSDELHLGEISLECSRAGASAVGLWATHQLLPPVRDGEFAKDLSKSRNAAIQLFEKLDASDQFLTPMKPETDIVVWAVKGGSVSEMNEKANLLFKNAEKNQLYLSLYKYPTSKLMDPDFEIDSEYLICLRSSLMKPEHEEWLEEIWKRLEMSI from the coding sequence ATGAAATTAGAAAAGGAATCAATACGGTTATTATCAAAAGCTATTGAAAAGTTGGAGTCTGGGTTCAATCTTCCCGATTTTAATCAACACCTGGATAGCTCAAGAATGGAAGAAGTAATGATGAAAGTTGCTGAAAAGATGCAAGACAACTACCCCTACTTTCATCCATTGTTTGCAGGGCAGATGCTCAAACCCCCGCACCCTATTGCCAAAGCAGCCTATATGATGGCTATGTGGATTAATCCAAACAATCATGCCATGGATGGCAGCAAGGCTAGCTCTCCCATGGAAAAAGAAGTGGTTGCTGACTTGGCAAAAATGTTTGGTTATAAACAACATTTGGGTCATTTGACAGGTGGTGGTACCATGGCTAATCTTGAGGCACTATGGGTGGCTGGTAAGAGTCATCCAGAAAAATGCATTGTTGCATCGGACCAATCGCACTATACACATGAGCGGATTTCTGATGTATTGAAACTGAAATTCCAAAAAATCAAAACTGATAAAGAAGGTAAAATGGATTTATCAGATCTGGAAGAGAAGTTAAAAGCCGGAGACGTGGGAACAGTTGTTTGCACCATGGCCACTACTGGACTCGGAGCTGTTGATCCTCTTGAAGGGCTATTGAAACTCCAAAAAACGTATGATTTCAGAATCCATGCAGACGCAGCTTATGGGGGCTACTTCAAGCTCATTGATAACCTTGAAGAAAACACAAGAAGAAAGTACCAACTTCTCCATGAAGTTGACAGCATTGTAATAGATCCGCACAAACAAGGATTACAGCCTTATGGTTGTGGATGCATTCTATTTAAAAATCCAGAAGTAGCAAAATTCTATATCCATGATTCTCCGTACACGTATTTCACTTCTGATGAATTGCATCTAGGAGAAATTAGCCTTGAGTGCTCACGTGCTGGTGCCTCTGCTGTTGGACTTTGGGCTACACATCAGCTATTGCCTCCTGTAAGAGATGGAGAGTTTGCAAAAGATCTTTCAAAATCGCGAAACGCTGCGATCCAGTTGTTTGAGAAACTGGATGCAAGCGACCAATTCTTAACACCCATGAAACCTGAAACTGATATTGTGGTGTGGGCCGTTAAAGGAGGCAGTGTAAGTGAAATGAATGAGAAGGCTAACCTCCTTTTCAAAAATGCGGAGAAAAATCAGCTCTACCTTTCCCTTTACAAATACCCAACATCAAAACTTATGGATCCTGATTTCGAAATTGATTCTGAATATCTTATTTGCTTAAGATCATCTTTGATGAAACCAGAACATGAGGAGTGGTTGGAAGAGATTTGGAAAAGACTGGAAATGAGTATCTAA
- a CDS encoding DUF2911 domain-containing protein, translated as MKKKLLIGFGILVVLIVAFMIYANNRNRTLSPPGLTNATGKGMEVSVNYSRPSVRNRMIFGEVEEEALQPYGVYWRLGANEPTLLEVSESFTFGEKKITAGKYVIYAFPRKGEMEIILNSDLRFWGYTEPDYEQDLATVVVPLSRNEHVEQFTIDAVEIKNGVNLVFTWGNFKWELPIERQ; from the coding sequence GTGAAAAAGAAATTACTAATTGGCTTTGGGATACTTGTGGTATTAATAGTTGCATTTATGATCTATGCGAACAATCGCAACCGTACGTTGAGTCCTCCTGGACTCACGAATGCTACAGGAAAGGGAATGGAAGTAAGTGTTAACTATTCACGTCCTTCCGTTCGCAATAGAATGATTTTTGGAGAAGTGGAAGAAGAAGCTTTGCAGCCCTACGGTGTATATTGGAGATTAGGAGCAAATGAACCGACATTGTTGGAGGTGAGTGAGAGTTTTACGTTTGGAGAAAAAAAAATTACTGCAGGAAAGTATGTTATTTATGCCTTTCCGCGTAAAGGAGAAATGGAGATCATACTGAATTCAGATCTGCGTTTTTGGGGATACACAGAACCTGATTATGAGCAAGACCTAGCAACCGTTGTAGTGCCATTGTCTCGAAATGAACATGTAGAGCAATTTACCATCGATGCAGTCGAGATCAAAAACGGTGTAAACTTGGTATTTACATGGGGCAATTTCAAATGGGAACTGCCGATAGAAAGGCAATAG
- a CDS encoding CHASE domain-containing protein, translated as MKSKKDIHQISTPWFVKIFHNRVTAWAILAISLTLTVSAALISVYYAGKAAEERFSARANEIEEGIKTRMISYEQALRGGVGLFNSRKDVTRAEFREYVESLSISENLPGIQGIGFSIPIKEEEKESHTALIRSEGFPEYDIKPDFERQEYSSIIYLEPFDWRNKRAFGYDMWSNEMRKEAMTRARDQGVASNSGIITLVQETNEDVQKGFLMYLPVYENGISPQTIEDRKSKFKGWVYSPFRAGDLINGITGTSDIEYGFELYDGEITNQESLLFNSDSINHLLEKKSPKLSKLVKINSQGREWTLYIHTTPNVLSKQESSLPLLVGVSGFAVDIILFILIYSLNLEQRETKRLARLLEDQKSDIEIINKDLSQFAYITSHDLQEPLRTVSNCAKLLKDDYGEKLDDEANYLIQTMTRATTRMSSLIHAILEYSRLGKEVDMNESINCNKLINALKRDMNMLMEENSVKVIYQNLPTIKGNKIMIKQLFLNLITNSIKYRKKDVTPIIEIDGFTHPEFHEFTIKDNGIGIEPEYRERIFEIFQRLHNSAEYTGTGIGLSSCKKIVEVHNGTIEVSSSLDMGSIFKFTISK; from the coding sequence ATGAAATCAAAAAAAGATATACACCAAATTTCTACTCCCTGGTTTGTCAAGATCTTTCACAATAGAGTAACTGCCTGGGCCATTCTTGCTATATCTCTTACACTTACTGTTTCAGCTGCTCTAATCTCAGTATACTATGCAGGAAAAGCTGCAGAAGAAAGGTTCAGTGCCAGAGCAAACGAAATCGAAGAAGGGATAAAAACAAGGATGATTTCTTATGAACAAGCTCTTCGCGGAGGAGTAGGATTATTTAATAGTCGCAAAGATGTAACTCGAGCTGAATTTCGAGAATACGTTGAAAGTTTAAGTATCAGTGAAAATTTGCCAGGTATTCAAGGTATAGGTTTTAGCATCCCAATAAAAGAAGAAGAAAAGGAAAGTCATACCGCATTAATACGATCAGAAGGATTTCCCGAATATGATATTAAACCAGATTTTGAAAGACAAGAGTATTCATCCATCATCTATCTAGAACCATTTGATTGGAGGAATAAGAGGGCATTTGGATATGATATGTGGTCTAATGAAATGAGAAAAGAGGCGATGACTCGCGCGCGAGACCAAGGAGTAGCTTCCAATTCAGGCATAATCACTCTAGTGCAAGAGACGAATGAGGATGTTCAGAAAGGATTTTTGATGTATCTGCCTGTTTATGAAAATGGTATAAGTCCTCAAACTATTGAAGATAGGAAATCAAAATTTAAAGGATGGGTTTATAGTCCATTTAGAGCTGGGGACCTAATTAACGGGATTACTGGCACGTCAGACATAGAATATGGCTTTGAGCTATATGATGGAGAAATCACCAATCAAGAATCTTTACTTTTCAATTCTGATTCAATCAATCATCTATTAGAAAAGAAGTCACCCAAACTATCCAAACTAGTCAAAATCAACTCACAAGGAAGAGAATGGACACTTTATATCCACACTACACCTAATGTTTTATCAAAACAAGAGAGTAGCCTCCCTCTATTAGTAGGTGTTTCAGGATTTGCCGTTGATATTATTCTATTCATTCTTATCTACTCTCTCAATTTGGAGCAAAGGGAAACAAAAAGACTAGCCAGACTTTTAGAAGATCAAAAATCAGACATTGAAATTATTAATAAGGATTTGTCTCAATTCGCTTATATCACTTCTCATGATCTTCAGGAGCCCTTGCGAACAGTATCTAACTGTGCTAAACTTTTAAAAGATGACTATGGCGAAAAGCTTGATGATGAGGCTAATTACTTAATTCAAACGATGACAAGAGCGACTACTCGAATGAGCAGTCTCATCCATGCCATTCTAGAGTATTCAAGATTGGGCAAAGAAGTGGATATGAATGAGTCTATCAACTGCAATAAGCTGATCAATGCGCTAAAAAGGGATATGAATATGCTCATGGAAGAAAATAGCGTAAAAGTGATCTATCAAAATTTACCTACTATAAAAGGAAATAAGATCATGATAAAACAGCTATTTCTTAACTTAATTACCAATTCAATAAAGTATAGAAAGAAAGATGTTACCCCAATAATCGAAATCGATGGGTTTACTCATCCCGAATTTCATGAATTCACCATAAAAGACAATGGAATTGGCATAGAGCCAGAATATCGGGAGCGAATCTTTGAAATCTTTCAGAGACTGCATAACTCCGCTGAATACACCGGTACTGGAATAGGACTGTCTTCTTGCAAAAAAATAGTAGAAGTTCACAATGGAACAATAGAGGTAAGTTCAAGTTTAGATATGGGTAGCATTTTTAAATTCACAATCTCAAAATGA
- a CDS encoding nitroreductase gives MSKINETIRARRSVYPLQFIDKDIPNEIIHELLVNANHAPTHRLTEPWRFKVFKGAGKTKLGSFLADKYKEITPEYSPAKYEKIIGNCEKAGAVIAIILHRDPKERVPEWEEVAAVACSVENIWIALQQYQIGGYWSSPALTKYLGEMASMEENESCIGFFYLGYCEPSDRIIQKKPIEDKVEWIE, from the coding sequence GTGAGTAAAATCAATGAAACAATACGAGCCCGAAGGTCGGTGTATCCATTGCAATTTATAGATAAGGACATACCAAATGAAATCATTCATGAGTTGCTTGTCAATGCAAACCATGCACCGACTCATAGACTTACGGAACCATGGCGTTTTAAAGTTTTCAAAGGAGCAGGAAAAACCAAGCTTGGTTCTTTTCTTGCTGACAAATACAAAGAGATCACTCCTGAATATTCTCCTGCTAAATATGAAAAGATCATAGGAAACTGCGAAAAAGCAGGTGCTGTCATTGCCATCATCTTGCATCGTGATCCAAAAGAGCGAGTACCTGAATGGGAGGAAGTTGCAGCCGTGGCATGTTCGGTTGAAAACATCTGGATTGCACTTCAACAGTACCAAATTGGAGGATATTGGAGTTCTCCCGCATTAACTAAATATCTAGGAGAAATGGCCTCTATGGAAGAGAATGAATCGTGTATTGGTTTTTTCTATCTGGGGTACTGTGAACCATCAGATCGCATCATTCAAAAAAAACCTATTGAAGATAAGGTTGAGTGGATTGAATAA
- a CDS encoding SDR family oxidoreductase, whose translation MTKSKNILITGASTGIGYDLAKVFVTNGYKVYGSVRKKEDGDRLSEDLGEEFEPLLFDVTDHKSVDTAAELLSQKIGSEGLGGLVNNAGIAIGGPLMDLSIDDYRHQFEVNVFGLIKVTQAFLPLLGAKHNHPVKPGKIIQISSVAGKFGMPFMSAYAGSKHALEGISDSLRRELLKYGVDVVLIEPGPIKTPIWNKGVSESDQEKFKNSAYLNSLDIFQNSIIRDAVKNAWTSEKAAKIIFGAFEAKKSKPRYALVPQRFKNWTLPKILSTRIVDKAIGKKLKLIK comes from the coding sequence ATGACTAAATCTAAGAATATTTTAATCACTGGAGCCTCTACCGGTATAGGTTACGATCTGGCAAAAGTCTTTGTGACAAATGGATACAAGGTTTACGGGAGCGTGAGGAAGAAAGAGGATGGAGACAGGCTCTCAGAAGATTTAGGAGAGGAGTTTGAGCCATTGCTATTTGATGTGACGGACCACAAATCTGTAGATACAGCTGCTGAATTATTGAGTCAGAAAATTGGAAGTGAGGGACTTGGTGGTTTAGTTAATAACGCTGGAATAGCCATAGGAGGACCTTTAATGGATTTGTCTATAGATGACTACCGTCATCAGTTTGAAGTAAATGTTTTTGGACTAATTAAGGTAACGCAAGCGTTTCTTCCTTTACTTGGTGCGAAACATAATCATCCCGTGAAACCTGGAAAAATTATTCAAATTTCTTCAGTAGCAGGTAAGTTTGGAATGCCTTTTATGTCTGCGTACGCAGGATCAAAGCATGCACTAGAAGGAATTTCGGACAGCTTGAGAAGAGAGTTGCTTAAATACGGTGTAGATGTAGTATTGATTGAGCCGGGACCAATAAAGACACCTATCTGGAATAAGGGAGTATCTGAGAGTGATCAGGAAAAATTTAAAAATTCCGCCTACTTAAATTCACTGGATATTTTTCAGAATTCGATTATTCGAGATGCTGTGAAGAATGCTTGGACTTCAGAAAAAGCTGCAAAGATTATATTTGGAGCGTTTGAAGCAAAGAAATCAAAACCGCGATATGCTCTTGTTCCACAGCGTTTTAAGAATTGGACTTTACCAAAAATTCTTTCTACACGCATAGTTGACAAAGCAATAGGCAAGAAATTAAAATTGATCAAATGA
- a CDS encoding DUF72 domain-containing protein — MKFGSVDNPEAIDFSLPDDHHDTERVLKKGGGLKDVFVGCAKWNKQDLKKFYPRGTKDELAYYSTQFNSIELNATFYNHFKIEQIEKWVEKTPDNFKFFPKVHQMVSHIKRLNNVEEPIERYVTNIRAFGDKLGMCFLQLHDNFKPQNMERLVTAVEYWPKDVPLGIELRNTEWFNDAEVANEVYALFEENGISNIVTDTAGRRDLLHMRLTSPNVFVRYVGANHESDYSRLDTWMKRVKNWTDGGMENLYFFVHQNLEKESPVLSAYFTQKLNKELGLNLTIPVGQDQASLF; from the coding sequence ATGAAATTTGGAAGTGTAGATAACCCTGAGGCCATTGATTTTAGTCTCCCAGATGACCACCATGATACAGAAAGAGTATTGAAGAAGGGAGGTGGTCTAAAGGATGTTTTTGTTGGATGTGCGAAATGGAACAAGCAGGATTTAAAGAAATTTTATCCTAGAGGTACAAAGGATGAACTAGCGTATTATTCAACTCAGTTCAACTCTATTGAACTCAATGCCACTTTTTATAACCACTTCAAGATTGAACAAATTGAAAAATGGGTTGAAAAAACGCCGGACAACTTCAAGTTCTTTCCTAAAGTTCATCAGATGGTGAGTCACATAAAGCGCCTAAATAATGTAGAAGAGCCAATCGAGCGCTATGTAACTAATATCCGGGCATTTGGAGATAAACTAGGTATGTGTTTTTTACAGCTGCATGATAACTTCAAACCTCAAAATATGGAACGTCTGGTAACAGCAGTTGAGTATTGGCCAAAAGACGTTCCTTTGGGAATCGAACTCAGAAATACGGAGTGGTTTAATGATGCTGAAGTTGCGAATGAAGTCTATGCTCTTTTTGAAGAAAATGGGATCTCTAACATTGTGACGGATACAGCAGGACGAAGGGATCTATTACATATGAGACTAACTTCTCCCAATGTATTTGTAAGATATGTGGGAGCAAATCACGAAAGCGATTATTCAAGATTGGATACCTGGATGAAACGAGTGAAAAATTGGACTGATGGAGGAATGGAAAACTTGTATTTTTTCGTTCATCAGAATCTGGAGAAGGAATCACCAGTCTTGTCAGCTTACTTCACACAAAAACTAAATAAGGAATTAGGATTAAACTTGACCATTCCTGTAGGTCAGGATCAGGCTAGCCTGTTCTAA
- a CDS encoding response regulator: protein MEKIVNCVLLIDDNFDDNFFHKKALERNGKVNIIRVAENGIEGLEYLNNQGKFEDKEANPRPNIIFLDINMPKMNGFEFLEKYRNLNVTQKAEICITMLSTSKNPDDIEKAKSFGVIEEFFTKPLENEAIEVAIKRYTDKIGQ from the coding sequence ATGGAAAAAATAGTTAACTGTGTACTACTAATTGATGACAACTTTGATGATAATTTTTTTCATAAAAAAGCTCTTGAAAGGAATGGAAAAGTGAATATCATCCGAGTAGCTGAAAATGGAATAGAAGGACTGGAATACTTAAACAATCAAGGAAAATTTGAGGACAAAGAAGCTAACCCCCGACCAAACATAATTTTTCTGGATATCAATATGCCTAAGATGAACGGATTTGAATTTTTGGAGAAATATAGAAACCTAAATGTGACCCAAAAGGCTGAGATATGCATAACAATGCTTTCGACTTCCAAAAATCCTGACGATATCGAAAAAGCAAAATCATTCGGTGTGATTGAAGAGTTTTTCACAAAGCCGTTAGAAAATGAAGCCATTGAAGTGGCGATAAAACGTTATACTGATAAGATAGGACAATAA